In Actinacidiphila yeochonensis CN732, a genomic segment contains:
- a CDS encoding universal stress protein, whose translation MYKKILAAVDGSDHGDAVLDAVSSLAKLTGGTVHVVHIRPSQVLGAGLTTAVTPVEDAEESRKVLDDALARVRGAGVTADGEVDEGLSQDLAAILVERAEQLGSDLIAVGPGHYSGISALLHPSVSRGVAKTAHVSVLLVHSQAEEV comes from the coding sequence ATGTACAAGAAGATCCTCGCCGCCGTCGACGGTTCCGACCACGGTGACGCCGTCCTCGACGCCGTCTCGTCGCTGGCCAAGCTCACCGGCGGCACGGTGCACGTCGTCCACATCCGCCCCTCGCAGGTGCTCGGCGCCGGCCTGACCACCGCGGTCACCCCCGTCGAGGACGCGGAGGAGAGCCGGAAGGTGCTGGACGACGCGCTGGCCCGGGTGCGCGGCGCGGGCGTGACCGCCGACGGCGAGGTGGACGAGGGGCTGAGCCAGGACCTCGCGGCGATCCTCGTGGAGCGGGCCGAGCAGCTCGGCAGCGACCTGATCGCGGTCGGCCCCGGCCACTACAGCGGCATCTCCGCCCTGCTGCACCCCAGCGTCAGCCGTGGCGTGGCCAAGACCGCGCACGTCTCCGTCCTGCTGGTGCACAGCCAGGCCGAGGAGGTCTGA
- a CDS encoding endo alpha-1,4 polygalactosaminidase, whose translation MTGGVDYQLGGAYTPPSGVTVVVRDASAEPAAGVYSICYINGFQTQADQASEWTGQHAGLLLHDSKGKVVSDPNWPGEYVLDPSTAANRAGILAIMQPLITGCANDGYKAVEFDNLDTFTRFSSIPESGTAALAQAYTAAAHKAGLAAAQKNAAEYSRTAHDDWGFDFAIAEECHVYDECGQYTSVYGQRVVEVEYPDDLKVSFDSLCSASDRVPLLVERDRDLVTPSDRGYLRRAC comes from the coding sequence GTGACCGGCGGTGTGGACTACCAGCTCGGCGGCGCCTACACACCGCCCAGCGGGGTCACCGTGGTGGTCCGCGACGCCAGCGCCGAACCTGCCGCCGGGGTGTACTCGATCTGCTACATCAACGGCTTCCAGACCCAGGCGGACCAGGCCTCGGAGTGGACGGGCCAGCACGCGGGGCTGCTGCTGCACGACTCCAAGGGCAAGGTGGTGTCCGACCCGAACTGGCCCGGCGAGTACGTCCTCGACCCGTCCACGGCGGCGAACCGGGCCGGCATCCTCGCGATCATGCAGCCGCTGATCACCGGGTGTGCGAACGACGGCTACAAGGCGGTCGAGTTCGACAACCTGGACACGTTCACCCGCTTCTCCAGCATCCCCGAGTCCGGAACGGCGGCGCTCGCCCAGGCGTACACCGCCGCCGCGCACAAGGCCGGGCTCGCGGCGGCGCAGAAGAACGCCGCGGAGTACTCCCGCACGGCCCACGACGACTGGGGCTTCGACTTCGCCATCGCCGAGGAGTGCCACGTCTACGACGAGTGCGGGCAGTACACGTCCGTGTACGGGCAGCGCGTCGTGGAGGTCGAGTACCCCGACGACCTGAAGGTGTCGTTCGACAGCCTGTGCTCCGCGTCGGACCGCGTGCCGCTGCTGGTGGAGCGTGACCGTGACCTGGTCACTCCGTCGGACCGCGGCTACCTCCGCCGCGCCTGCTGA
- a CDS encoding L-rhamnose mutarotase yields the protein MQRFASVIRLRPEKEAEYRRLHADVWPGVRAALKRANIGNYSIFLRDGLLFSYLEYTGDDYAADTAAIAADPTTRQWWEVTDPCQQPLDSAADGEWWAPAEEVFHLD from the coding sequence ATGCAGCGTTTCGCGTCGGTCATCCGGCTGCGGCCGGAGAAGGAGGCGGAGTACCGCCGGCTCCACGCCGACGTCTGGCCGGGGGTGCGGGCTGCTCTGAAGCGGGCGAACATCGGCAACTACTCGATCTTCCTGCGCGACGGCCTCCTCTTCAGCTACCTGGAGTACACGGGCGACGACTACGCCGCCGACACCGCGGCCATCGCCGCCGACCCCACGACCCGGCAGTGGTGGGAGGTGACCGATCCGTGCCAGCAGCCACTCGACAGCGCCGCGGACGGCGAGTGGTGGGCCCCGGCGGAGGAGGTCTTCCACCTCGACTGA
- a CDS encoding MFS transporter, translating to MTSRSTSTADRGATGPRQTAIPAAGRAARGGGPVPQAPSGVGFWFVAASFAVLMAFGTAPTPLWPLYEARDGFGATTVTVAYAVLVVGSAFGFVALGHLSDRFGRRRVVVPSLLVGIVAALVLAIQPSLPGLLAGRVLNGVAIGLMASTATAYLHDLYHQRHPERPGSTLPGVVATMANLGGLALGPLVAGLVAEWAPHPLAATQIGFAVAMAVCLVLSLSTPETVDAERRAQGRPARFALRPGSQGPFTASLALAFFSFALLGLLSSLGAIMLHEELHISSHLIAGLAPFLMFAASAVGQLLLGGMRPARMTATGAAVFAVGLGLVALSLYHPALWLFLVAVVIAGAGAGVLFKGGVVMASASAEPTSRAGVLAVYFTAGYLGLGGPSILFSVVTHHVSVQSTMVGFAVLLTLGAALSAAFGARHAAARPVG from the coding sequence ATGACGTCACGAAGCACCAGCACGGCCGACCGCGGGGCCACAGGCCCGCGGCAGACGGCGATACCGGCCGCCGGCCGGGCCGCACGCGGGGGCGGCCCGGTCCCGCAGGCCCCGTCGGGGGTGGGCTTCTGGTTCGTGGCGGCCTCCTTCGCCGTCCTGATGGCGTTCGGCACCGCGCCCACCCCGCTGTGGCCGCTGTACGAGGCGCGGGACGGGTTCGGCGCGACGACCGTCACGGTGGCCTACGCCGTCCTGGTGGTGGGCTCCGCCTTCGGCTTCGTGGCACTGGGACACCTCTCCGACCGGTTCGGGCGCCGCCGGGTGGTGGTGCCCTCGCTGCTGGTGGGCATCGTCGCGGCACTGGTGCTGGCGATCCAGCCCAGCCTGCCCGGGCTGCTGGCCGGGCGGGTGCTCAACGGCGTCGCGATCGGCCTGATGGCCTCCACCGCCACCGCCTACCTGCATGACCTGTACCACCAGCGTCACCCGGAGCGTCCCGGCTCCACGCTGCCGGGCGTCGTGGCCACGATGGCGAACCTCGGCGGCCTGGCGCTCGGACCGCTGGTCGCCGGACTGGTCGCGGAGTGGGCGCCGCACCCGCTGGCCGCGACGCAGATCGGGTTCGCGGTGGCGATGGCGGTGTGCCTCGTCCTGTCGCTGTCCACGCCGGAGACCGTCGACGCCGAGCGGCGGGCGCAGGGCCGGCCGGCCCGGTTCGCGCTGCGGCCCGGCAGCCAGGGGCCGTTCACCGCCTCGCTCGCGCTGGCGTTCTTCTCCTTCGCGCTGCTGGGGCTGCTCAGCTCGCTCGGCGCGATCATGCTCCACGAGGAGCTGCACATCTCCTCGCACCTGATCGCGGGGCTGGCGCCGTTCCTGATGTTCGCGGCCTCCGCGGTGGGCCAGCTGCTGCTCGGCGGAATGCGGCCGGCGCGGATGACGGCCACCGGCGCCGCGGTCTTCGCGGTCGGCCTGGGGCTGGTCGCGCTCTCCCTCTACCACCCGGCGCTGTGGCTGTTCCTGGTGGCGGTGGTGATCGCGGGCGCGGGCGCCGGCGTGCTCTTCAAGGGCGGTGTGGTCATGGCCAGCGCCAGCGCGGAGCCGACCTCCCGGGCCGGCGTGCTCGCGGTGTACTTCACCGCCGGCTACCTGGGCCTGGGCGGGCCGTCCATCCTGTTCAGCGTGGTCACCCACCATGTCAGCGTCCAGTCGACGATGGTCGGCTTCGCCGTGCTGCTCACCCTCGGCGCGGCGCTCTCGGCGGCGTTCGGCGCCCGGCACGCCGCGGCGCGGCCGGTCGGCTGA
- a CDS encoding LysR family transcriptional regulator codes for MNLHHLEYFVAVAAELNFTRAAQRLHVVQSAVSAAVRSLERELGAELFERTSQRVALTGAGEALLPKAVATLEAAREARDAVAGARGRLSGTLRLGGMPLGGLFDVPGLLGDYRELHPEVALRVRLSPEGTVGLVDGLLTGEIDVAFVSLGTRTPAGITARRLAAARMTLVAPAGHRLEGRGPVPLAELGEEDFIDAPAGYGNRDLGDRAFAAAGVSRRVVVEAADVATITGFVRRGLGVAYLPEFLPAVDPHGLAVLPALAPPTHWTLSLAWPSRRPPGPRSGPCWNWSTTAWRATSACRPRTRRRRKPALASAPAPAPGIARHKAVAQAARGSRREATRPLRAGGVRWANGPLRGARTPGVPCPLYRGGLGTP; via the coding sequence GTGAACCTGCACCACCTTGAGTACTTCGTGGCCGTGGCCGCCGAGCTGAACTTCACCCGCGCCGCGCAGCGGCTGCACGTGGTGCAGTCGGCCGTCTCCGCGGCGGTGCGCTCCCTGGAGCGGGAGCTGGGCGCGGAGCTCTTCGAGCGCACCTCCCAGCGGGTGGCCCTCACCGGCGCCGGAGAGGCACTGCTGCCCAAGGCGGTGGCCACGCTGGAGGCCGCCCGGGAGGCGCGTGACGCCGTGGCCGGCGCGCGTGGCCGGCTGTCCGGAACGCTGCGGCTCGGCGGGATGCCGCTGGGCGGCCTCTTCGACGTGCCGGGCCTGCTCGGCGACTACCGGGAACTGCACCCCGAGGTGGCGCTGCGGGTGCGGCTGTCGCCCGAGGGGACCGTCGGCCTGGTGGACGGGCTGCTGACCGGCGAGATCGACGTGGCCTTCGTCTCGCTGGGCACGCGCACGCCCGCCGGGATCACCGCCCGCCGGCTGGCCGCGGCGCGGATGACGCTGGTCGCCCCGGCCGGACACCGGCTGGAGGGCCGGGGCCCGGTGCCCCTGGCCGAGCTCGGCGAGGAGGACTTCATCGACGCCCCGGCCGGCTACGGCAACCGCGACCTCGGCGACCGCGCCTTCGCCGCGGCGGGCGTCAGCCGCCGGGTGGTCGTGGAGGCCGCCGACGTCGCCACGATCACCGGTTTCGTCCGGCGCGGTCTGGGCGTGGCGTACCTGCCCGAGTTCCTTCCCGCGGTCGACCCGCACGGACTCGCCGTGCTCCCCGCCCTCGCGCCGCCGACGCACTGGACGCTGTCGCTGGCCTGGCCGTCGCGCCGGCCGCCCGGCCCCAGGTCAGGGCCCTGCTGGAACTGGTCGACGACCGCCTGGAGGGCTACCTCGGCATGCCGGCCGCGGACTCGGCGGAGGAGGAAGCCGGCTCTGGCCTCGGCTCCAGCTCCGGCTCCCGGCATCGCGAGGCATAAGGCCGTCGCGCAGGCAGCGCGGGGCAGCAGGCGGGAGGCAACTCGGCCGTTGCGGGCCGGAGGGGTGCGCTGGGCGAACGGGCCGTTACGGGGCGCGCGCACCCCTGGAGTGCCTTGTCCCCTCTATAGAGGGGGCCTCGGAACCCCCTAA
- a CDS encoding MFS transporter, translated as MRPSHRSALPRNRDFSLLLGGRLVSAVGDQAQSMALPLLVLTLTGSAARAGIVLGLGTTAFLVSGPVAGALADRWERRAAMIWCDVGRAALTGGVAVAGLLHRLAMPQLYATAVAAGVLSTLFEAAGTAALPQVVGPRQLPAALGLQQSAAGAAGVFGAPLAGVLYSAGRAVPFAVNAASFAVSALSLSLVRTRFQQERPATPARLADEVRQGLGWLRRQPVVRFLALVSAADKVRYGAGYLLIITLARRLGASPFQVGAVFGGAALGAMAGALASGRIARRFPLGRIAVATLWLEALMFPLYALAPDPPALAAVAAAESLLVPVYTVAMTTHQLAVTPDELRGRATAAVSALTTGALSMGTLAGGALITALGPTTLVWVCGAWLLALALATTANRAVRQAPPAGALPHQRPAAGEGEAVEPAEEVK; from the coding sequence ATGCGTCCTTCCCACCGATCCGCTCTACCGCGGAACCGGGACTTCTCGCTGCTGCTCGGCGGCCGGCTGGTCTCGGCCGTCGGCGACCAGGCCCAGTCCATGGCACTGCCGCTGCTCGTGCTCACCCTCACGGGGTCGGCCGCCAGGGCCGGGATCGTGCTCGGCCTCGGCACGACCGCCTTCCTCGTCTCCGGGCCGGTCGCCGGCGCACTGGCCGACCGCTGGGAGCGCAGGGCAGCCATGATCTGGTGCGACGTCGGCCGCGCGGCGCTCACCGGCGGCGTCGCCGTCGCCGGGCTGCTGCACCGGCTGGCCATGCCGCAGTTGTACGCCACGGCCGTCGCCGCCGGGGTGCTGAGCACCCTCTTCGAGGCCGCCGGCACCGCCGCGCTGCCCCAGGTGGTCGGACCGCGGCAACTGCCGGCCGCGCTCGGGCTCCAGCAGTCCGCCGCGGGGGCGGCAGGCGTGTTCGGGGCACCCCTCGCCGGGGTGCTGTACTCCGCCGGGCGCGCCGTGCCGTTCGCCGTCAACGCGGCCTCCTTCGCCGTCTCGGCGCTGTCCTTGAGCCTGGTCCGCACCCGGTTCCAGCAGGAGCGGCCGGCCACCCCCGCCCGGCTCGCCGACGAGGTCCGGCAGGGGCTCGGCTGGCTCCGGCGCCAGCCCGTCGTCCGGTTCCTCGCCCTGGTGTCGGCCGCCGACAAGGTCCGCTACGGCGCCGGGTACCTGCTGATCATCACCCTGGCCCGGCGGCTCGGCGCCTCCCCGTTCCAGGTCGGCGCCGTCTTCGGCGGCGCGGCCCTGGGCGCCATGGCCGGGGCCCTGGCCTCGGGGCGGATCGCCCGCCGCTTCCCGCTCGGCCGGATCGCCGTCGCGACGCTCTGGCTGGAGGCGCTGATGTTCCCGCTGTACGCCCTCGCCCCCGACCCGCCGGCGCTGGCGGCGGTCGCGGCGGCCGAGTCGCTGCTGGTCCCGGTGTACACGGTGGCCATGACGACCCACCAGCTGGCCGTCACCCCCGACGAGCTGAGGGGCAGGGCGACAGCGGCCGTCTCCGCCCTCACCACGGGCGCGCTGTCGATGGGCACGCTGGCGGGCGGTGCGCTGATCACCGCGCTGGGCCCGACGACCCTGGTGTGGGTCTGCGGCGCCTGGCTGCTGGCCCTGGCCCTCGCCACGACGGCCAACCGCGCCGTACGGCAGGCCCCTCCGGCCGGCGCCCTCCCGCACCAGCGGCCCGCCGCCGGGGAGGGGGAGGCAGTGGAGCCGGCGGAAGAGGTCAAGTGA
- a CDS encoding zinc-binding alcohol dehydrogenase family protein, whose translation MTADRAAAGELTGWAVADPGPVAGGPLARVTRPIPEPGPGELLVRVEACGVCRTDLHLAEGDLPPHRPLTVPGHEIVGRVLAAGPGAEAAGTRVGDRVGGAWLRHTCGVCRYCRRGDENLCPSSRYTGWDADGGFADHALLPAAYAYPLPEDADPAELAPLLCAGIIGYRALARSALPAGGRLGIYGFGASAHLTAQLAIADGATVHVLTRSEQARCLALDLGAASARAAAEEPPEPLDSAILFAPVGDLVPVALAALDRGGTLAVAGIHLTDIPALDYQRHLFQERDLRSTTSNTRADGRAWLAAARRAGVRPTVTRYPLDRADRALADLAGDRVNGAAVLIPDPS comes from the coding sequence ATGACTGCTGACCGCGCAGCTGCGGGGGAGCTCACCGGGTGGGCGGTGGCCGATCCCGGACCGGTCGCGGGCGGCCCGCTGGCCCGGGTCACCCGTCCGATACCGGAGCCCGGCCCCGGAGAGCTGCTCGTCCGGGTCGAGGCGTGCGGGGTGTGCCGCACCGACCTGCACCTGGCCGAGGGCGACCTGCCCCCGCACCGCCCCCTGACCGTCCCCGGGCACGAGATCGTCGGCCGGGTGCTGGCCGCCGGACCGGGCGCCGAGGCAGCGGGGACCCGGGTCGGGGACCGCGTGGGCGGCGCCTGGCTGCGGCATACCTGCGGGGTCTGCCGCTACTGCCGGCGCGGTGACGAGAACCTCTGCCCGTCCTCCCGCTACACCGGCTGGGACGCCGACGGCGGCTTCGCCGACCACGCGCTGCTGCCCGCCGCGTACGCCTACCCGCTGCCGGAGGACGCCGACCCCGCCGAGCTCGCCCCGTTGCTGTGCGCCGGCATCATCGGCTACCGCGCCCTGGCCCGCAGCGCCCTTCCGGCCGGCGGCCGCCTCGGCATCTACGGCTTCGGCGCCTCGGCCCATCTGACGGCGCAGCTCGCCATCGCCGACGGCGCCACCGTCCACGTGCTCACCCGCTCCGAGCAGGCCCGCTGCCTCGCCCTCGACCTCGGCGCCGCCTCCGCCCGCGCCGCCGCCGAGGAGCCGCCCGAGCCGCTGGACTCCGCGATCCTCTTCGCCCCCGTCGGCGACCTCGTCCCAGTGGCACTCGCCGCACTCGACCGGGGCGGCACCCTGGCGGTGGCCGGCATCCACCTCACCGACATCCCCGCCCTGGACTACCAGCGCCACCTGTTCCAGGAACGGGACCTGCGCAGTACGACCTCCAACACCCGCGCCGACGGGCGCGCCTGGCTGGCCGCCGCCCGGCGGGCCGGCGTGCGTCCCACCGTCACCCGCTACCCGCTCGACCGCGCCGACCGGGCCCTCGCCGACCTCGCCGGAGACCGCGTCAACGGAGCGGCCGTCCTGATCCCCGACCCGTCGTGA
- a CDS encoding transglycosylase SLT domain-containing protein: MQFPTIPNPKKAVAAFTRLPAKRKVTAVGSAAAAAAVLAAVGVQATAGAGSATAAGNATGFTVSTGQHLKSDVQSGVQTTDLGTHTTVHSASPQAMALTGSVEKPAPAAKKVAAPKKATTVKKAATVKKATSAKKAKSTATHHATASHASKPAAKRAAKAVTYPNNLDGWIRQSLAIMHAKGIPGTYEGIHRNIIRESSGNPQAINLWDINARNGIPSKGLLQVIDPTFQRFHVAGTSWNIYNPVANITAACNYAADRYGSMDNVNSAY, translated from the coding sequence ATGCAGTTCCCCACGATCCCGAACCCGAAGAAGGCCGTCGCCGCGTTCACCCGGCTCCCCGCGAAGCGCAAGGTCACGGCAGTCGGCTCCGCAGCCGCCGCCGCGGCGGTGCTCGCAGCCGTCGGTGTGCAGGCGACAGCTGGAGCCGGCTCGGCGACCGCGGCGGGTAACGCCACCGGGTTCACCGTCTCCACCGGCCAGCACCTGAAGTCGGACGTCCAGTCCGGCGTCCAGACCACTGACCTGGGCACCCACACGACCGTCCACAGCGCCTCCCCGCAGGCCATGGCGCTGACCGGCTCGGTCGAGAAGCCCGCTCCGGCGGCGAAGAAGGTCGCTGCCCCGAAGAAGGCGACCACCGTGAAGAAGGCCGCCACCGTGAAGAAGGCGACCTCCGCGAAGAAGGCGAAGAGCACCGCGACGCACCACGCGACCGCTTCGCACGCCTCCAAGCCCGCCGCCAAGCGCGCCGCGAAGGCCGTGACCTACCCGAACAACCTGGACGGCTGGATCCGCCAGTCGCTGGCGATCATGCACGCCAAGGGCATACCAGGCACCTACGAGGGCATCCACCGCAACATCATCCGGGAGTCCAGCGGCAACCCGCAGGCGATCAACCTGTGGGACATCAACGCCCGCAACGGCATCCCCTCCAAGGGCCTGCTGCAGGTGATCGACCCGACGTTCCAGCGGTTCCACGTGGCCGGCACGTCCTGGAACATCTACAACCCGGTCGCCAACATCACCGCCGCCTGCAACTACGCGGCCGACCGCTACGGCTCGATGGACAACGTCAACTCCGCGTACTGA